One part of the Arthrobacter tumbae genome encodes these proteins:
- a CDS encoding SDR family NAD(P)-dependent oxidoreductase: MAFTIRGRTVLITGAGMGIGKLYAERAVSEGAAAVVLWDINETALESVAASLASSTTTVHTNVVDVGSVESITAAAKSVLNDVGTPDVLINNAGIVRGKYFWEHDHHADIDLTLQINTGGPMHVTRAFLPAMMERGTPARILNVASASGTLSVPRMSVYAASKWAVIGWSDSLRLELASTGHPIAVTTLIPSYIKTGMFEGARGPLLTPLMEPEYVVDKAWRATLAGKARVQLPWTVQLAGTLRNVLPQPAWDVIASRVFKVYSSMDHFTGRPTTAAKEETTR; encoded by the coding sequence TTGGCATTCACTATCCGCGGACGCACCGTCCTGATCACCGGCGCGGGAATGGGCATCGGGAAGCTCTACGCCGAACGCGCCGTCAGTGAAGGGGCAGCCGCTGTCGTGCTCTGGGATATCAACGAAACCGCCCTCGAGAGCGTCGCCGCGAGCCTTGCCTCAAGCACGACGACGGTCCACACCAACGTGGTCGATGTTGGCTCCGTCGAGTCCATTACCGCCGCTGCAAAGTCCGTCCTGAACGACGTCGGTACACCGGATGTGCTCATCAACAACGCCGGAATTGTGCGCGGCAAGTACTTCTGGGAACACGATCACCACGCGGACATCGACCTCACGCTCCAGATCAACACCGGCGGACCGATGCACGTCACCCGCGCGTTCCTGCCCGCGATGATGGAACGCGGAACACCCGCGCGGATCCTGAACGTAGCCTCCGCGTCCGGCACACTCTCCGTCCCGCGCATGAGCGTGTACGCGGCATCGAAATGGGCCGTCATCGGCTGGAGCGATTCCCTGCGCCTCGAGCTCGCTTCCACCGGCCACCCCATCGCCGTCACCACCCTCATCCCTAGCTACATCAAGACCGGTATGTTCGAAGGTGCCCGCGGGCCGCTGCTGACTCCGCTCATGGAACCCGAATACGTGGTGGACAAAGCCTGGCGCGCAACGTTGGCGGGCAAAGCACGCGTCCAACTCCCCTGGACCGTGCAGCTCGCCGGAACCCTCCGCAACGTCCTGCCGCAACCAGCCTGGGACGTCATAGCCAGCCGGGTCTTCAAGGTCTACAGCTCAATGGACCACTTCACCGGACGCCCAACCACCGCAGCCAAGGAGGAAACCACGCGATGA
- a CDS encoding aldehyde dehydrogenase family protein, translating to MSAADLLADHKQYFHTGATRPVEWRRGQLEALLRLLTEREDTLTDALEKDLGKSRTEAFISEIAVVRAETDYALMHLDRWMAPAKVAVPLGLQPAKAWTQPRPLGTVLIIGPWNYPLQLVLAPLVGALAAGNTAVLKPSELALATSSVLAELVPQYLDRSAVTVVEGGADVSTDLIVQPFDHIFYTGGERVGKIVMKAAAEHLTPVTLELGGKSPAVVVGGDLKAAARRIAYGKFMNAAQTCVAPDYILTTPAAAPALALALSDAVREFYGNDPQTSGDYGRIINEHHFDRLVKLLGDGTIVAGGRHERSERYIEPTILRDVDPASPLMQEEIFGPLLPILEVEDLDDAIRFIGERPHPLAAYLFSDQDEHLRAFTEKVQAGGIAHNVCTIQLAVPGLPFGGVGPSGTGSYHGRQSFDTFSHLQPVFSKPTAVDTLRLAYPPFGALKRKLLRKLL from the coding sequence ATGAGCGCCGCCGACCTGCTCGCAGACCACAAGCAGTACTTCCACACCGGAGCCACTCGACCCGTCGAATGGCGCCGCGGACAGCTTGAGGCCCTCCTGCGCCTGCTCACCGAACGCGAAGACACACTCACCGACGCCCTCGAAAAGGACCTGGGCAAGAGCCGCACGGAAGCCTTCATCTCCGAGATCGCCGTAGTCCGTGCGGAGACCGACTACGCGCTGATGCACCTGGACCGCTGGATGGCGCCGGCAAAGGTCGCCGTGCCGCTCGGCCTGCAACCGGCCAAGGCGTGGACCCAGCCCCGGCCGCTCGGCACCGTGCTCATCATCGGGCCCTGGAACTACCCGCTGCAGCTGGTCCTCGCGCCGCTGGTCGGTGCCCTGGCCGCCGGCAATACGGCGGTCCTCAAGCCCAGCGAGCTCGCGCTGGCCACCTCCAGTGTGCTCGCCGAGCTCGTCCCGCAGTACCTCGACCGGTCGGCCGTGACCGTCGTGGAAGGCGGAGCGGACGTCAGCACAGATCTCATCGTCCAGCCCTTCGACCACATCTTCTACACCGGCGGGGAACGCGTCGGCAAAATCGTCATGAAAGCCGCCGCTGAGCACCTCACCCCGGTGACGCTGGAGCTGGGAGGGAAGTCTCCCGCCGTCGTCGTCGGTGGTGACCTCAAGGCCGCAGCCCGGCGCATTGCCTACGGCAAATTCATGAACGCGGCCCAGACGTGCGTGGCACCGGACTACATATTAACGACGCCGGCTGCCGCCCCCGCGCTGGCGCTGGCACTTTCGGACGCCGTCCGGGAGTTCTATGGCAACGATCCGCAGACGTCCGGCGACTATGGGCGGATCATCAACGAACACCACTTCGACCGGCTGGTGAAGCTTCTGGGCGACGGCACCATTGTCGCGGGTGGACGGCACGAGCGCTCCGAGCGGTACATCGAGCCAACCATCCTGCGCGACGTCGACCCGGCCTCACCGCTCATGCAGGAGGAAATCTTCGGCCCGCTGCTGCCGATCCTCGAAGTGGAGGACCTCGACGACGCAATCCGCTTCATCGGCGAGCGCCCGCATCCGCTTGCGGCCTACCTGTTCAGCGATCAGGACGAGCACCTTCGCGCGTTCACGGAGAAAGTGCAGGCCGGCGGCATTGCGCACAACGTCTGCACCATCCAACTCGCGGTGCCCGGGCTGCCCTTCGGTGGTGTGGGCCCAAGCGGGACCGGCAGCTACCACGGCCGCCAGTCCTTCGACACGTTCAGCCACCTACAGCCGGTCTTTTCCAAGCCGACGGCGGTGGACACCCTCCGGCTTGCCTACCCGCCCTTCGGTGCGCTCAAACGGAAACTGTTGCGAAAGTTGCTCTGA
- a CDS encoding DUF885 domain-containing protein, producing the protein MTDALAPVRRARTAIDDVADAFFLKLLGLKPELAAALGIPAYGSGFFDYSPAGHQVFAQAIQKTLARLEDLNPVDDVDGVTLDAMRERLGLELEFLATGITELNNIECPSQLIRNVFDLMPTETAEDWERIAERLENVSGALDGYIASLRKSRDEGHVAAARQINAVVWQSREHAKDNGYFKSLAAEAEIKDNELDAGTRSRLERGAAGAAAAYVDFADFLETELLPTAPEKDAVGRAYYELCSRRFLGAAVNLDETYAWAVAELDRLIAEQVEVAGRIKPGATIEEVKAILNADPARQLKGSAALKEWMQATADQALADLAGVHFDIPAPMDRLECMIAPTQEGVIYYSVPSDDFSRPGRMWWSIPPGEDEFTTWAETSTVYHEGVPGHHLQYGTATYQRELLNNWRRHACWVSGHGEGWALYAERLMLELGYLADPGDYMGMLDMQRMRAARVVFDLGVHLELDVPEQWGSGTWTPEKGYEFLTRHLDISEGALEFEFTRYLGWPGQASSYKVGQRVWQEIRAIRQQTDGDTFDLRAFHTEALNLGSVGLDTLRRALLPGF; encoded by the coding sequence ATGACCGATGCCCTGGCCCCCGTTCGGCGCGCCCGGACCGCCATTGACGACGTCGCGGACGCCTTCTTCCTGAAGCTGCTGGGGCTCAAGCCGGAGCTTGCCGCCGCCCTCGGGATCCCGGCTTACGGCAGCGGGTTCTTCGACTACTCCCCCGCCGGACATCAGGTCTTTGCACAGGCGATTCAGAAGACACTAGCCAGGCTGGAAGACCTCAACCCGGTCGACGACGTCGACGGAGTGACTCTGGACGCCATGCGTGAGCGGTTGGGTCTGGAACTGGAGTTCCTCGCCACCGGTATCACCGAACTGAACAACATTGAGTGCCCGTCCCAGCTGATCCGGAACGTCTTCGATCTCATGCCCACAGAGACGGCCGAAGACTGGGAGCGCATCGCCGAAAGACTCGAAAATGTGAGTGGCGCCCTGGACGGGTATATTGCCTCACTGCGAAAGAGCCGCGATGAAGGCCACGTCGCGGCTGCCCGGCAAATCAACGCCGTCGTCTGGCAATCGCGCGAGCATGCCAAAGACAACGGCTACTTCAAGTCCCTGGCAGCGGAGGCGGAGATCAAGGACAACGAACTCGACGCCGGGACCCGGAGCCGGCTCGAACGCGGCGCAGCAGGCGCCGCAGCAGCGTACGTAGATTTCGCGGATTTCCTCGAAACCGAACTGCTGCCGACAGCGCCGGAGAAAGACGCCGTCGGGCGCGCCTACTACGAGCTGTGCTCGCGGCGCTTCCTGGGCGCCGCCGTCAACCTCGACGAAACCTATGCCTGGGCAGTGGCTGAGCTCGACCGGCTGATTGCCGAACAGGTGGAGGTGGCCGGCCGGATCAAGCCCGGCGCCACGATCGAGGAAGTCAAGGCGATCCTGAACGCGGACCCCGCCCGTCAGCTCAAGGGCTCCGCTGCCCTGAAGGAATGGATGCAGGCTACAGCGGACCAGGCCCTGGCTGACCTCGCCGGGGTGCACTTCGACATTCCGGCACCCATGGACCGCCTGGAATGCATGATCGCGCCCACCCAGGAGGGCGTGATCTACTACTCCGTTCCCTCCGATGACTTCAGCCGCCCCGGGCGTATGTGGTGGTCCATCCCGCCCGGCGAGGACGAGTTCACCACCTGGGCCGAAACCAGCACCGTTTACCACGAGGGGGTGCCCGGGCATCACCTGCAGTATGGAACGGCGACCTACCAGAGGGAGCTGCTGAACAACTGGCGGCGCCACGCCTGTTGGGTCTCCGGCCACGGCGAGGGCTGGGCACTGTATGCCGAACGGTTGATGCTGGAGCTGGGCTATCTCGCTGATCCCGGTGACTATATGGGGATGCTGGACATGCAGCGGATGCGCGCAGCCCGGGTTGTCTTCGATCTCGGGGTGCACCTCGAGCTGGACGTTCCCGAGCAGTGGGGCAGCGGGACCTGGACCCCAGAGAAAGGCTACGAGTTCCTTACCCGGCACCTCGATATTTCCGAGGGAGCGCTCGAGTTTGAGTTCACCCGCTACCTCGGATGGCCGGGCCAGGCGTCGTCCTACAAGGTAGGGCAGCGGGTCTGGCAAGAAATCCGCGCTATCCGCCAGCAGACCGACGGCGATACATTCGATCTCCGTGCCTTCCACACTGAAGCACTGAACCTGGGATCGGTGGGCCTGGATACCCTGCGCCGGGCCTTACTTCCCGGGTTCTAG
- a CDS encoding PspC domain-containing protein, translating into MAGTLTRPRSGKLIAGVCAALASGFGLPKWLVRIGFIIFGLVGIGELVYIILWIVLPKSDR; encoded by the coding sequence ATGGCTGGCACACTGACACGTCCCCGTAGCGGCAAACTCATCGCAGGAGTCTGCGCGGCTCTCGCATCCGGTTTCGGTCTGCCCAAGTGGCTCGTCCGGATCGGATTCATCATCTTCGGGCTGGTGGGCATCGGCGAGCTGGTCTACATCATTCTGTGGATTGTGCTGCCCAAGTCCGACCGCTGA
- a CDS encoding ABC transporter ATP-binding protein — protein sequence MSSSVAFDRVSRVFGQTEVLRDVSLTVPARTCVALLGASGSGKSTLLRIAAGLDAPSGGSVLVDGEDVGGVPAEKRGIAVVFQKPLLFPHLTVVDNVAFSARMAGLPKRDARSQAREFLELVQLGDFARRMPGELSGGQEQRVSLARALAANPRILLLDEPFSSLDSRLRDDMYELMGKIRAELEPTIVLVTHDRREASVLADSIAVLDGGTILQHGTVPELHYQPAGRAVNRIMGGLNEVPGTVAGGFHTSVLGRIAVQPGVPEGPALLVVRQEAVQLSLHRDPDDDGGTAAGAVDAIGDGPAATGVVGDVKSMGAHLLVMVYLESADGSGASVAVELAGAPSLRPGDRVAVSVPAGQGWVVTG from the coding sequence ATGAGCTCCAGCGTGGCCTTCGACCGGGTGTCCCGGGTGTTCGGGCAGACGGAAGTCCTGCGGGACGTATCGCTGACCGTGCCGGCGCGGACCTGCGTGGCGCTGCTCGGGGCGTCGGGCAGCGGCAAGTCGACGCTGTTGCGGATCGCCGCCGGACTGGATGCGCCGTCGGGCGGTTCGGTGCTCGTGGACGGGGAGGATGTCGGTGGGGTGCCGGCCGAAAAGCGGGGTATCGCCGTCGTCTTCCAGAAGCCGCTGCTGTTTCCGCACCTGACGGTGGTGGACAACGTCGCGTTTTCCGCGCGCATGGCCGGCCTGCCGAAGCGGGATGCGCGCTCGCAGGCGCGGGAGTTCCTGGAACTGGTCCAGCTCGGCGATTTTGCGCGGCGGATGCCGGGTGAGCTGTCGGGCGGGCAGGAACAGCGGGTGTCGCTGGCGCGTGCCCTGGCCGCCAACCCGCGCATCCTCCTCCTTGACGAGCCGTTCAGTTCCCTCGACTCCCGGTTGCGGGATGACATGTATGAGCTGATGGGGAAGATCCGGGCGGAGCTCGAGCCGACAATAGTGCTGGTGACCCATGACCGGCGGGAAGCATCGGTGCTCGCGGACTCCATCGCTGTCCTTGATGGCGGAACCATCCTCCAGCACGGCACCGTCCCGGAGCTGCACTACCAACCGGCCGGCCGCGCCGTGAACCGCATCATGGGCGGGCTCAATGAGGTCCCAGGGACGGTGGCGGGCGGCTTCCATACCTCGGTGCTGGGGCGCATCGCCGTCCAGCCGGGTGTGCCGGAAGGCCCTGCCCTGCTCGTTGTGCGCCAGGAAGCGGTGCAGCTTTCGCTGCACAGGGATCCCGACGACGACGGCGGCACCGCCGCTGGTGCGGTCGACGCCATTGGTGATGGTCCGGCCGCCACCGGTGTGGTTGGTGACGTGAAGTCGATGGGTGCCCACCTGCTGGTGATGGTCTATCTGGAATCCGCGGACGGCAGCGGGGCAAGTGTCGCCGTCGAGCTGGCGGGTGCGCCGTCCCTTCGTCCGGGTGACCGCGTGGCAGTGTCGGTTCCTGCCGGTCAGGGCTGGGTAGTGACGGGCTGA
- a CDS encoding ABC transporter permease, with protein MQLSPPAQLPARTGTRAARPLLGGLLFLWILLPVVPLLLWSVAAQWRAPDILPAEFSAAGLRALWSAEVLVATGASLALGLSVAVPATALGLLAAFALRRLPAAWARTAEVILLAPLAIPPFALVMGSNVLLLGARVPAFPAVVLVLTVTALPYTVFMFRSALAAYEDQFDEVARTLGAGTRRIVTRVRLPLLARATARAAFLAFLVGWSDYITTLLVGGGQLLTLPLVLAPAASATGNEQITAALSLAMIVPPLLLLALFAVSKPRRRR; from the coding sequence ATGCAGCTGTCCCCACCGGCGCAGCTTCCTGCCCGCACTGGCACCCGCGCCGCAAGGCCGCTTCTCGGCGGACTGCTGTTCCTCTGGATCCTGCTGCCGGTGGTTCCGCTGCTCCTGTGGTCGGTGGCAGCGCAGTGGCGGGCGCCGGACATCCTGCCCGCCGAGTTCTCGGCCGCCGGGCTCCGTGCCCTGTGGTCAGCGGAGGTACTGGTGGCGACCGGGGCGTCCCTGGCCCTCGGACTCAGTGTCGCCGTGCCCGCGACCGCCCTCGGGCTGCTCGCGGCGTTCGCGTTGCGGCGGCTGCCCGCCGCCTGGGCGCGGACGGCAGAGGTGATCCTCCTGGCGCCGCTGGCCATTCCGCCGTTTGCGCTGGTGATGGGATCGAACGTCCTGCTGCTGGGCGCGCGGGTGCCGGCTTTCCCCGCGGTGGTCCTGGTGCTCACCGTGACCGCACTGCCCTACACCGTCTTCATGTTCCGTTCCGCGCTCGCCGCCTATGAGGACCAGTTCGACGAGGTGGCACGCACGCTCGGCGCGGGTACCCGCCGCATCGTGACGCGAGTGCGGTTACCACTGCTGGCTCGCGCCACCGCGCGGGCAGCCTTCCTCGCCTTCCTGGTGGGCTGGAGCGATTACATCACGACCCTGCTGGTCGGCGGCGGACAGCTTCTCACGCTCCCGCTGGTGCTGGCTCCGGCGGCCTCGGCGACCGGGAATGAGCAGATCACCGCGGCGCTCTCGCTCGCTATGATCGTGCCACCGCTGCTGTTGTTGGCATTGTTCGCGGTATCGAAACCGAGGAGGCGCCGATGA
- a CDS encoding ABC transporter permease subunit, with product MGNRARRRVAPIGRRRGMTARSRALLTAAPAVLPVLVVLGGALTAALLQSVGLLPFIGEPRFSTAAWDADGELLLATGVSVYIAAASTVLSVVVGFLIAAYVLTSGFSGRVLAVLSAASIPIPHLVASGAMGLLLSDAGFLARVLVLPAGFPELVGNRWWGAVILEFGWKESAFVALVLIGSMARQATGFSEAAATLGASARQRILHVLLPLARPALTVSAIVVFVYTLGSYEAPWLLGPVVPEALPVRAVRLFGSIDLTARPEAMATALVSVVVGFVAIGAGVLVLRRLKGWR from the coding sequence GTGGGTAACCGAGCTCGACGACGCGTGGCGCCGATCGGTCGCCGGCGGGGAATGACTGCCCGGTCCAGGGCGCTGCTCACCGCTGCGCCCGCCGTCCTGCCGGTGCTGGTGGTCCTGGGTGGCGCGCTGACCGCCGCCCTGCTGCAGAGCGTGGGGCTCCTTCCGTTCATCGGCGAACCGCGCTTCAGTACCGCCGCGTGGGATGCCGACGGGGAGTTGCTGCTGGCCACCGGCGTCTCCGTCTACATTGCTGCGGCGTCAACGGTGCTGTCCGTCGTCGTCGGCTTCCTGATCGCGGCCTACGTGCTGACCTCAGGGTTCAGCGGACGGGTGCTGGCGGTGCTCAGCGCCGCGTCGATTCCGATTCCGCACCTCGTCGCGTCCGGCGCCATGGGGCTGCTGCTGTCCGACGCCGGCTTTCTGGCCCGGGTCCTGGTCCTGCCCGCCGGCTTTCCGGAACTCGTGGGGAACCGGTGGTGGGGTGCGGTGATCCTTGAGTTCGGATGGAAGGAATCGGCGTTCGTGGCGCTGGTCCTGATCGGCAGCATGGCCCGGCAGGCGACCGGATTTTCGGAAGCTGCGGCCACCCTCGGAGCATCAGCGCGGCAACGGATCCTGCATGTGCTCCTTCCCCTGGCGCGGCCGGCCCTGACGGTGTCCGCGATCGTCGTGTTCGTCTACACCCTGGGCTCGTATGAGGCGCCCTGGCTGCTGGGACCGGTGGTACCCGAGGCGCTGCCGGTGCGCGCCGTCCGGCTGTTCGGTTCCATCGACCTCACCGCGCGGCCGGAAGCCATGGCAACAGCGCTGGTGTCCGTCGTCGTCGGGTTCGTGGCGATCGGCGCCGGCGTGCTGGTGCTTCGCAGGCTGAAGGGATGGCGCTGA
- a CDS encoding ABC transporter substrate-binding protein — translation MNRPATRFPRRAVVPFALASALLLPSCGAPAGQSDGQDEFSSFDEVLEAAEGQTVDLWMYGGDEQGNAYVDETLAPAAEELGITLRRVPVADTADALNRVLSEQQAGRNDGSVDLVWANGAVFSTGKQAGAWRCDWTGMLPNMEYTDPEDPLLTNDFGTPVDGCEAPWHKAQFSYFYNSETVAEPPTSLAGLLDWAEANPGRFTYPAPPDFTGSVFLREVLITTAGGPEEVPLTYSEEAFDEHAPAALDALETLEPSLWREGATYPRDEQALNELFANGEVDFGMTYGPARLTDLVASGAFPPSTQVLTFDEGTVGNASFLAVPANAADAAGAMAVANLALSPEQQAAKAGPEVWGQFPVLDRERLNAEQQALFDALPDSPVVPPYEELSRNSHGELGSAWVTELDDAWRRSVAGGE, via the coding sequence ATGAACCGCCCAGCAACCCGCTTCCCCCGCCGCGCTGTGGTCCCGTTTGCCCTGGCTTCGGCGCTGCTACTGCCCTCCTGCGGAGCGCCTGCCGGTCAGTCAGACGGGCAGGACGAATTCTCGAGCTTCGACGAGGTGCTGGAGGCAGCCGAGGGCCAGACCGTGGACCTCTGGATGTATGGCGGAGACGAGCAGGGCAACGCCTACGTGGATGAAACCCTGGCGCCTGCGGCGGAGGAACTCGGCATCACGCTGCGCCGGGTGCCCGTGGCGGATACGGCCGATGCGCTGAACCGTGTGCTCAGCGAACAGCAGGCGGGGCGGAACGACGGATCGGTCGACCTGGTCTGGGCGAACGGAGCCGTCTTCAGTACCGGCAAGCAGGCCGGCGCGTGGCGCTGTGACTGGACCGGGATGCTTCCGAACATGGAGTACACGGACCCCGAGGACCCGCTGCTGACCAACGATTTCGGGACGCCGGTCGACGGGTGTGAAGCGCCCTGGCACAAGGCGCAGTTCTCCTACTTCTACAACTCGGAAACCGTGGCTGAGCCGCCCACCAGCCTGGCAGGACTGCTCGACTGGGCCGAAGCCAACCCAGGACGCTTCACCTACCCTGCGCCGCCGGACTTCACGGGCAGCGTTTTCCTCCGGGAAGTGCTGATTACGACGGCGGGCGGCCCGGAGGAGGTCCCCCTCACCTACAGCGAGGAGGCCTTCGACGAGCATGCGCCGGCAGCCCTCGACGCCCTGGAAACCCTCGAGCCCTCGTTGTGGCGCGAGGGAGCCACGTATCCGCGCGACGAGCAGGCCCTCAACGAGCTGTTTGCCAACGGTGAAGTGGATTTCGGGATGACGTACGGCCCGGCGCGGCTGACGGACCTGGTGGCCTCCGGTGCCTTTCCGCCGTCCACGCAGGTCCTCACGTTCGACGAGGGCACGGTGGGGAACGCCAGCTTCCTGGCTGTGCCGGCCAACGCGGCGGACGCCGCCGGCGCCATGGCGGTGGCGAACCTCGCGCTGTCCCCTGAGCAGCAGGCCGCCAAGGCCGGCCCCGAGGTGTGGGGCCAGTTTCCGGTCCTCGACCGGGAGCGCCTCAACGCAGAACAGCAGGCCCTGTTCGACGCCCTGCCCGATTCCCCCGTGGTGCCGCCCTATGAGGAACTCTCCCGGAACTCCCATGGCGAGCTGGGATCCGCGTGGGTAACCGAGCTCGACGACGCGTGGCGCCGATCGGTCGCCGGCGGGGAATGA
- a CDS encoding TVP38/TMEM64 family protein — MAEEVGRRERFPRALRRAFLLLIFVAAMAAVVLLVPIPPVEDLRAMVDSAGWWGPVAFVVGYAALTLAPVPKNILSIAAGVLFGFGAGLAIVYVAAMLGATAAFWLGRVLGREAVERFTGTRVAKVDEVLRRRGFAAIIGVRLVPVLPFTAINYSAGLTSVGWRPYFLGTALGILPGTISFLALGAYGFELGWQAQLAVAALGLLTLLGVVYAVRARRKDTRTDV; from the coding sequence ATGGCGGAGGAAGTTGGCCGGCGCGAGCGCTTCCCCAGGGCACTCAGGCGGGCGTTCCTCCTTCTGATCTTCGTTGCCGCAATGGCTGCGGTTGTGCTGCTGGTGCCGATTCCACCGGTGGAAGACCTGCGAGCCATGGTGGACTCGGCCGGCTGGTGGGGACCGGTGGCTTTCGTGGTCGGCTACGCGGCGCTGACCCTCGCGCCGGTTCCCAAGAACATCCTGTCCATCGCGGCCGGGGTGCTGTTCGGCTTCGGCGCCGGACTGGCTATCGTCTACGTCGCCGCGATGCTCGGCGCCACCGCGGCGTTCTGGCTGGGCCGTGTCCTGGGCCGGGAAGCGGTGGAGCGCTTCACCGGCACGCGCGTCGCGAAGGTGGACGAGGTGCTGCGCCGGCGCGGTTTCGCGGCGATCATCGGGGTGCGGCTGGTGCCCGTGCTGCCCTTCACCGCCATCAACTACTCCGCGGGCCTCACCTCTGTGGGCTGGCGGCCCTACTTCCTCGGCACGGCGCTCGGCATCCTGCCTGGAACGATCAGCTTCCTTGCGCTGGGCGCCTACGGATTCGAACTGGGGTGGCAGGCGCAGCTCGCCGTCGCGGCACTGGGGCTCCTGACTCTCCTCGGCGTGGTGTACGCCGTCCGGGCGCGACGGAAGGACACCCGGACCGATGTTTGA
- a CDS encoding CDP-alcohol phosphatidyltransferase family protein — translation MFDSRLRPALAPALDWTAKRLDVPWITPNRLTSLNLVLGLASAALTAGQLWVPALIAWLLCRLADGLDGPLARLRSARTGQTDAGQGGFWDISADFIVYGATVVGVAVGATAAYDAGWLPFLLVLFAYYINGSVFLAFSSIAERNGRQLDDGRSLSFLGGLAEGAETVVVHSLWLIFPAFAGHIALVWAVLVSVSAGQRVVAGFRALR, via the coding sequence ATGTTTGATTCCCGGCTCCGGCCCGCGCTTGCGCCAGCGCTCGACTGGACGGCAAAGCGCCTCGACGTCCCGTGGATCACGCCCAACCGGCTCACGTCGCTCAACCTGGTACTGGGGCTCGCCAGCGCGGCGCTCACTGCCGGGCAGCTCTGGGTGCCGGCGCTGATTGCGTGGCTGCTGTGCCGCCTGGCCGACGGCCTGGACGGTCCGCTGGCGCGGCTGCGGTCGGCCCGGACCGGGCAGACGGATGCCGGACAGGGCGGATTCTGGGACATCTCAGCGGACTTCATCGTGTACGGGGCGACGGTGGTCGGTGTGGCGGTCGGGGCCACTGCCGCGTACGACGCCGGCTGGTTGCCCTTCCTGCTGGTCCTGTTCGCGTACTACATCAACGGCAGCGTGTTCCTCGCCTTCTCCTCCATCGCCGAGCGCAACGGGAGACAGCTCGACGACGGACGCTCGCTGTCCTTCCTGGGCGGCCTCGCGGAAGGTGCGGAGACCGTCGTCGTACACAGCCTGTGGCTGATATTCCCGGCATTTGCCGGTCATATCGCGCTGGTGTGGGCTGTGCTGGTGTCGGTGAGCGCCGGCCAGCGCGTCGTTGCCGGGTTCCGGGCGCTGCGCTGA